Within Sphingobium aromaticiconvertens, the genomic segment CGGCCCGACCAGGCGAGGACGTTCGACCGCGCGGTGGTGAAGGCGCTGACCGCAGACGCGCGGTGAGTCTTGAACTTTCGGCCTGCACGGACGGCGAACTCGCCGCCTTGACGCTCGCTGGACGTCAGGCCGCCTTCGCCGAGATCATGCGCCGGCACAAGGGGCCGGTTTACCGCCTGATCCGTGCACATATCGGCGATGCCGAAGAGGCGCTTGACCTCACTCGGGAATGCTTCGCGTCCGCCTTTCAGAACCTGCCAAGATATGACGGAGATCGGCCGCTCGCTGCGTGGCTGGCCCGCGTGGCGATCAACAAGAGCCGCGACTGGCATCGGTGGCGTCGCATACGCCAGATATTATCGTTCGCCTCTTCGCTGCCGCCCGAGACGATGGAAAGTGAGTGGGACGAGGCGCCAGGCGCCGACGCGGTAACCTTCGATCGCGCAGAACTAGTCCGGCTTTCGCGCGCGGTGTCCCAGCTGCCGGCCACGCTTAAGGAGACGCTCTTGCTGCGGACCGTGGAAGGCTTGTCCCAAGGGGAAACTGCCGCCGCGCTGGGGATCAGCGGCAAGGCCGTGGAGACGCGGCTCCGGCGCGCGCGAATAAAATTGTCGAATATTCTTAATTGCGCATGAGGGGGCGGGCTGGTTCATGCGTAATAAGGGGTAATGTCAGCGGCGGCGTCCCCCGGCTGCAAGCATTGAATTGGAGTGAAGGAACAGCATGAGCCGCAATCTGAACCGGCGCGACGTGATGCGCGGAACCGCCATGCTCGGCGGCACGCTGGCCATGTCGGCCTATCTGCCAGCCTGGGCGCAACCTGTGTCGCGCGGCATCGCCAAGCCGCTGCCGACCGTATCAGGCACGGAAATCGCGCTGACGATCGACCGGATGAAGCTGGTCATGGACGGAATTACAACGCCCGCGATCGGGGTGAACGGCACGGTCCCGGCGCCACTCGTCCGCCTCAAGGAGGGCCAGAAGGTCCGGCTCGCGGTGACCAACAATCTTGACGAGGATAGCTCGATCCACTGGCACGGTCTCATTCTGCCGTTCCAAATGGACGGCGTGCCGGGCATCAGTTTCCCCGGCATCAAGGCACGTTCGACTTTCGTGTACGAATTTCCAGTCGTGCAGTCAGGCACCTACTGGTACCACAGCCACTCGGGCGAGCAGGAGCAGGGCGGGCTCTACGGCCCCATCGTCATCGATCCCGCGGGACCCGACCCGATCGCATTCGACCGCGAGCATGTGATCGTGCTCTCCGATCACAGCCAGATGACCGGTGAGGAGATCTTCCGCAAGCTCAAGCAGATGGGCGGTGCCTATTTCAACTATCAGCGCCCGACGCTGAGTGGACTGCTCGCCGGACGGGAAATGCCCCTCAAGGATCGCCTGAAGTGGGGGCAGATGCGGATGGACCCGGCGGACATCGCGGACGTCACGGGTTCGACCTACACCTTCCTGGTCAATGGCTTTGGGCCTTACGACAATTGGACGGGTCTCTTCCGGCCGGGGGAGCGCGTCCGGCTACGCATCGTCAACGCCGCGGCGCAGACCAACTTCAACGTCCGCATCCCTGACCTGCCAATGACAGTGGTGCAGGCCGACGGCCAGAACGTCCGGCCCGTCGAAGTGGACGAGTTCCAGATCGGGGTCGCGGAGACGTTCGACGTGATCGTGACGCCCGGCGACCGCGCCTACAGCTTCGTGTCCGAAGCGATCGACCGTTCCGGCATGGGGCGCGCCACCCTGGCACCGCGCGAGGGCATGATCGCCCCAGTCCCGCCGCTTCGCCCGCGCACGCTCCTGACCATGACCGACATGGGCATGGATATGGGAGGCATGAAGGGGATGGAGGGAATGTCGGGGATGTCCGACGAGAACCCGGTGGCGAAGCGCGGCCTCGACCCCACGGTCCAGCAGAACGCATCGCGTAACCTGTGGAAGCTAACCGGCTGGAAGGGACCGACTGACCACGGGGCGGTCGCGGTTGCGTCCGGGATGGCCGGCATGGCCGGCATGGATCATGGCCAAATGAACTCCGGCGCGATGGCGGGAATGGACCACAGCCAAATGGGTGCCAGCGCGTCGGGCATAACCCCAAGCCAGACGGGCAGCGGCGGCATGGCGGGGATGGACCACGGCGCCATGCAAGGCGGTGCAGGGCAGGCCGGTGGGATGGCCGGAATGGATCACGGCTCCGGGGGCATGGACATGAACATGCGCAACCCGAAGAACGCGCCCGGCGTCAAGATGGGGCCGGGGGTGCAGACCATCTCGCCGATGCCGAAGGACCGCACGGCCGAGCCGCCGCAGGGGCTGGAGGACGTCGATCATCGCGTGCTCACCTATCGCGACCTTGTCGCGCTGGATCGCAACCCGGACGCTCGTGCCCCGGCGCGCCAGTTGGAGATCCACCTGACGGGCAATATGGAGCGCTATATGTGGGGCTTTGACGGCCAGAAGCTCAGCGACCCCGCCGACCCCATCCCGTTCCGCAAGGACGAACGCGCGCGCGTCACCCTGATCAATGACACGATGATGCCGCACCCAATCCACTTGCACGGGCACTTCTTTGAACTGGTGACCGGGCATGGCGACTTGGCGCCTCGCAAGCACACGGTGAATGTAGCGCCTGGCGGCAAGATGACGTTCGACGTGACGACCGATGCGGTCGGCGACTGGGCGTTCCACTGCCACAATCTCTATCACATGACCGCAGGGATGATGCGTGTCGTGACCGTTCGCCCGATGGGCGAGGAGAATCGCGATGCAGCTTAAGCTCCTCCTGATCGCGAGCGGCGCAGCGCTCGGCCTGGCAACCCCGGCGGCCGCGCAGATGGACCATTCCAATATGCCCGGCATGAAGATGCCGCCGCCAAAGACGCCAGCGGTGAAAAAGCCTGCCGCTAAGAAGCCAGCAGCGACCAAGCCCGCCGCGCGCAAGAAGTCCGTGAAGCCCGCCGCCAAGTCGACACCGCGCGCGAAGGCGGGATCGGGGGCCAAGCCCGCCGCAAGTCGGTCCGCCAAGCCGCCGGCCCCTGGAGCGGTCGTTGCCGATCCTCACGCCGGTCATGACATGACGGCCATGCCGGGCATGACTACGCCTGGAGCCAACCCCAATCCTGGTGCCGGGCACGACATGTCGGCGATGCCAGATACCTCCGGCGGTGCCGCCCCCGGCCAGCCAGGTGCCATGCAGGGCATGGACCATGGTTCGGGCGCTATGCAAGGCATGGCAGGTCACGACATGGGAAGCATGCCTCCTTCGGCGACCGGCACGACAATGGTCGGGACCAACCTGCCGGCCGGCAACGCTCCGCCGCCGCCCATCCCGATGGATCGGGCCGCAGACCAAGTCTACTCTGCCCCCGCCATGGCGCATTCGCAGCAGCATCTGCAGTCGATGCACGGCGGCCAGAATTTCTCGCAGGTCATATTTAATCTGGCCGAATACCAGGTCCGCGACGGTCGCGACGCCTATCGATGGGATGGCGGTGCCTGGTACGGTGGCGACATCAATCGCCTGGTTCTTAAAACCGAAGGCGAAGGGAACTTTGGGAGAAGCCTGGAAAGGGCGGAGCTGCAGGCGCTCTATGCACGGGCGATCGGACCCTTCACCGACTTCCAGGCCGGGATTCGTTACGACTTCAAGCCCAACCCCTCCCGTGTCTACGCTACGGTTGGGTTCGAGAGCCTGGCCCCAGGCTTTTTCGATGTGGAGGGCGCACTGTTCTTGTCTAGCAAGGGTGACGTGCTCGGCCGCGTTGAAGGGTATTACGATCAGCGTATCACCCAGCGCCTGATCCTCCAGCCTCGTCTCGAAGCGGAATTTGCGGCGCAAGACGTTCCGGAAGACCGGATCGGCTCGGGCTTGTCGGACCTCGAGCTTGGCTTGCGGCTGCGCTACGAGGTGAAGCGCGAGTTTGCCCCTTATATCGGTGTTTCATACGAGCGCAGAGTGGGCCGCTCTGCTCGTTTTGCACGCGAGGACGGCGAGGATGCGTCATCGACCAGCCTTGTTCTGGGCATTCGCACATGGTTTTGAGGCCGATTGGGCTTTGTTGCGTTGACTAAGTCCAAGAAGGAGCAGGCAATGTTTAAGACACTTACAGCTCTGGCTCTGGCGGCGATGGCAGCGAGCCCGGCTTTGGCTCAGCAGCAGATGCAAGGCATGGACCACTCGAAAATGCAGGGCATGAACCACGACAACATGCCTGGCATGAACACGCCCTTCATGCCCGCCGAGATGGCGATGCACGAGAAGATGATGAGGGCCAAAGGCGCCAATGCAAATGAGACGTGGGCCCGCAAGATGATCGAGCATCACCGCGGTGCGATTGCCATGTCGCAGATCGTTCTCCGCGAGGCGCCCGATGCGAAGACCCGGCAAATGGCTCAGAAGTCTATTGCCGAGCAAAACAAGAGCATCGGTGAACTCCAGGCGATGCTCCGGTCGATGAGCAAGCGACCTCAGTGATAATCTTCGTTCCTCCCGCCCCACGAGGGGGCGGGAGGAATGACCAAGGAGTTTTTCCATGAAGACAGCTTTACGATCCGCGCTTACTGCCGCAGCCTTGTTGGTTCCGGTTGCCGTCAGCGCGGCCACCCCGATCGTTATGCACCGCGATCCCGGCTGCGGCTGTTGCGCCAAGTGGGCAGCACAGGTGCAGCGGCAGCTCGGGCGCCAGGTGCGCGTCGTCGATGATTCCAATCGCCCGGCGCTGCAGAAGCGCGCGGGGGTCCCTGCGGACGTCTCGTCTTGCCACACAGCAATCGCCGATGGGATGGCTTTCGAGGGCCACGTGCCGATTGCCGACATGAAGCGGGCTCTGGCGACCCGGCCCAAGGGTGTGCGAGGCCTCGCGGTCGGCGGTATGCCGCTCGGCTCGCCGGGAATGGAAGTGCCGGGCGTCAAGGCGCAGGCCTATGACGTGGTCGCCTTCGGCTCCACCGGGCGCCGCCTATTTGCCCGCCACGGCAGCTGATTGGCGATTTTTTCGGGGCGGGGCCGCAGGACGCGGTCGCCGCAGCTGGTGTAGCTCCACGGTCCAGTTCGTCTTGGAGAGCAGACGATGAGTTTCACAAGAGGATTCGGACGGGTGAGGCAACGGGAATTGATGAGTATGAATCAAGGAGTTGGGTGATGGGCGGTAAACGAGGCGGGGCCTTCGCTTTGCTCCTTGCGGTTGCAATGTCAGTAAGCACGTCGGCATCGGCGCATGAAGATCATGATGCGCTTGGGGCCGGTCCCGGGCCCACCGCTAACAGCGCAGTCGAGACTCAGAAAAAGGATAGAGCGGACGCCGGCGACGGCCATATGGACATGGGCTCTATGTCGACCGTGGACATGAACATGGGCGGCCGCGATATCGCCGGCGACGACATGGACATGGGCGGCATGCACGAGGAGACCGCCAACAAGAACAAAAGTTTCGGCGAACGGCTTGTGAGTTGGCTGGGCCGGCTTCACACCATGGTCATTCATTTTCCCATCGCACTGTTCATCGGTGCATTCGGGGTGGAGTTGTTCGGGTTGTGGCGCCGCAACCGGGACTATCAGCATGTCGCACACATAATGCTGGTCGTAGGCGCGCTCGGAGCTATCGCGGCAGCATTCCTGGGCTGGTTCGCAGGCGGGTTCTACCTGACCGACCGCAACCCGATCCTGATGACGCATCGCTGGCTAGGGACGTTGATCGCGGTCTTCGGCGTTGCGCTGGCTTGGATGGCAGCGCGCCACCGTAAGGGTCCCGAGCGGTCGCGGACGTTGTACTGGGTGTTGCTTGGCCTGATGACGCTGGCGATCTCCATCCAGGGGTTCCTTGGCGGAACCTTCATGCATGGCGGAATAAACCACTTGGCGTTCTGACCCAGTCCGGCTGTGTGCGTGAAGCGGTCGTTTCCTGAACAGGGACCGTCGAGGACGCGTCTCCGCCAAGGACGCGTCCTCGGCTGATCAGCGGATCGACTGAACCGCTTCGTTGCAAGCCTGTTCGCAGCGGCGACAGTGTTCAGCGCAGATGCGGCAATGCTCGTGCATGCTCGCATGCTTCTCGCACTCCTCCGCGCACAACCCGCAGGCGATGGCGCAGGCTTGAAGAACGGCGATCAGCGCTTGCTCATTGCTGCCGGTGCGGCGGGTGCCGAGCGAACCTGCCGCCAAGCAGATGTCGGCGCAGTCAAGGTTCAGACGAATGCACTGGCGAAGCTGTGCGACCATGTCTTCCGCCAGACAGGCATCAGCGCACGACGTACAAGTCTGAGCACATGAGTAGCACTCCTCGATACAGCGGATCAGTGCGTCGTTCGTGCTTCCCTTCACGTCCGGATGCGTGGCGATCATCTCTTGCATGTGTTGCATGGTTCTCTCCTGGTAGCGCGGTCTAACAACTGTCGAAGCAAGAGGTTACAAACCTGAAATGTTCCGGCCTTTGCGTTGGACCGTGCGGCCGCTTGGGCGTGTCGAGTAACCGCCGGCGCTGGTCGTAGCGCACCGTCGACGCCCACGCCGCCTGCGTGAGCGAGTCCCGGGATCGTGCTGCGGGATCATCGAACCGAGAAGCGCCGTGTCGCCGATCGTCGTGTGGGTACAAATCAGCGCTGGGTGGCGGCTTTCACTCGTTGCACTGCCGATGGTTCGCGCTACGTCGGCAGTACGCCCCGAGCGGGACACAGCCCGGCCATGGCGGATGCCAATCCGCTGTCGCGGTCGCGCAACAGGTTATGGATTGCGGTCGCAGCGACCGCTGCTTGTCCGGTCGCGACGCTGATCTGATCGAGCCCTTCCACAACGTCGCCAACCGCGTAGAGGCCAGCAACAGAGGATTGTTGGTGGGCGTTGGTCAGCACGCAACCTGATTCGCTGAGCTTCGCGCCCAGCGAAGTGGCAAGCCGCGTTCGAGGCGACGAGCCGAGCGCAGGGTAAAGCGTGTCGAATTGTAGCTCCAGGCCATTGGCCAACCGCACCTCGACACAATCGCCAAGACGCAGCTGCTCGACAGGCGAGGGCGCGACATCGATGCCCTGCTGGTTCAGCTTGGCAAATTCGGTCGGTGCGAGGTCGAGCGACCGTTCGGCGAGAAGCATGACCTTCGCGCCATAAGCGCGCAGGAATTCGGCTTCGTCAGCGCCGTGGCCGTCGCAGCCGAGCACCGCCACGTTCATTCGCCGAGCCTCATAACCATCGCAAATCGGGCAGTAGCGAATAAGACCACGCGCAACGCCGATGTCATGCATCGCATCAGGCATCTCGGGGCGTCGATTGACGACACCGGTCGCGAGCACGACGGTCCGCGCGTGCAGGACGTTCAGTCCGCAACTTGCCGAGAAGTGGTCGCCTGATGCGACGATCGCGTCGATCTCACCGTTCTGGACCGTACCGCCATATTCATGCAGCTGAGCCTGCAGGCGCGCAAGAAACGAGGCGCCCGAAATGCCGCCGGGAAATCCTGGGAGGTTGTGCGAGCGCGGGATGGAGGCGGCGCGCCCCGCCGCCGCGTCGTAAACGACGCAGCTCCTGAGAAAGCGGGACAGATAGATCGCGGTCGTGAGGCCAGCGGGACCACCGCCCACAATCAGACAATCGAGGACCTCCTCGGGATCGCCAGTCCAGCCTTGATTGGTCAACCGCAACCTCATCATTACCCCGCGAGCGCCCGTCAGGCCCGCGGCCACAGCTCGTCCGGACGGGAAGGCGCAGTGAAAAGCGCTCTGTACTCCCTTCTGAATACGCGCCGGTGCCGTTGACCCCTCATCGAGAGGGTGCGGCGGCACGAAAAAGATCGTGAGGGGTGAAACGTCCGGCTGCGTAATACAAGTGAACCCAATGGAAATGGAGATTGCCCAGATGCGTCGCTTGTTCATCACGACTGCCGCCGCCGCCTTGTTCTTCGCAGGCGGCGTCGCAAACGCGCACCCGAAGCTGGTATCCGCCAGCCCCGCCGCCAACGCGGCGGTTGCGACCCCGGAGAAGATCAGCCTCCAGTTCAGCGAGAAACTCGTGCCTGCTTTCTCCAAGGCCGAACTGATCATGGCCGCGATGCCTGGCATGGCGGCCATGAAGATGCCGAGCAGCGCCGCGGTCGGCTCCGACGGGCGTACGCTCACGATCATCCCGAAGCAGCGTCTCCCGCGTGGGCGTTACAACGTCGACTGGCAGGTCGTTTCCGGCGACACGCACAAAATCACTGGCAGCTACACCTTCACGGTGAAGTGAGCGGATGATTGACTGGCCGACCGTCGCCATCCGCTTGGCGTTATACCTCGTCCTGGCGGTGCTGTTCGGCCTGTCGGCGTTCAGCCTCTATGGCCTTCGGCTCGGCGAGCGCGAGGATGCAATCGCTCTGCGGCCTTGGCTTTCGGGAAGTGCTGTGCTCGGGTTGCTGCTCTCAGCCGCTGGCCTGATCCTCATGGCCTCGTCGATGGCCGGATCTCCATTCTGGCCGGTCGACGAGGCCGCGGTGGCTGCCTTGCTCGGAGGGCCACCGGTTGGCTCCGCCTGGAAGGTGCGCATGGTAGCGCTGGTCATTGCCGGGGGCGCGGTCCTACTGGCGCGAGGCAGAGCATCATGGCTGGCGATGGCCATGATTGCCGCCGCTACGGCGTTGGCGACACTCGCATGGAACGGGCACGGTGCCATGGACGAGGGAAGCACCGGATGGCTTCACCTGGGCGCGGACATTCTCCATCTCCTCGCAGGCGGTATATGGGTTGGCGCACTGTTCGGATTGCTTCTCCTGATGATGCGCCGCGCCGAGGCGATCGATGCCGCGCACCTTCAGCTTACCCATCGGGCGCTGCACGGCTTCGGGGCGGTGGGCACGCTCGTGGTTGCCATTTTAGTGATCACCGGCTTGATCAACAGCTGGCTGCTCGTGGGCCCAGCCAATTTCACGGCCTTGGGCACGACGCTCTACGGCTTGCTGCTGCTCGCCAAGCTGGTCTTGTTCGCAGCGATGCTGGGACTCGCGTCGCTTAATCGGTTCCGCCTCACGCCGGCCTTCGAACGCTCGATTGCCATGAACGATCATGACGGAGCGCTTATGACGCTGCGGGTCAGCCTGGCGGTCGAGACAACCTGCGTGATTGGTATCTTGGCGCTCGTAGCATGGCTCGGCACCCTCGCACCGCCCGCATCGGGCATGTAGGTGAGGTTAGCTCTGCTGGGTCTGTTGATGTATTCAAAGGTGAACGAACGAGGGTAGCAAGTCATGGCCGATGTCAAACGCAGTGAAGCCGGCAGCGGCCAGGCCGACGGCGACGTCGTTCTGACCACGGGCGCGAGCGGCTTCATCGCCGCCGCGCTGATCGCCCGGCTCGGGAAACGCTACACCGTTGTTGGCCTGGATCGTGCCGGTCCTCCAGACCCGCCGCCGCCCGCAGCGGCGATCGACATAGACCTCGGGTCGGACGAAGCGGTCCGGGTTGCACTCGACGAAGTGCGCGCACGGTACGGTAACCGCATCGCCTCGGTGATCCACCTCGCCGCCTATTACGACATTACGGGCGATCCGAATCCGCTCTACGACAAGGTCACCGTGCAGGGCACCCGCCGGCTGATTGACGGGCTGCAATCGTTCGAGGTCGAGCAATTCGTCTTCGCCAGCACGATGCTGGTCCATAAGCCGACCGCCACTCCGGAGGAGCGCATCAGCGAGGAGTCGCCAATCGGTGCGTCCTGGGCGTATCCGCAGTCCAAGGTCGACACCGAGGCATTGCTGCATGAGCGCCACGGGAACATCCCCGTCGTCTTCCTCCGCGCCGCAGGAGTTTACGACGACGACGGGCGCTCGGCGTTTCTCGCGCAGCAGATATCGCAGATCTACGAGCACCGCCTGATCTCGCACTTCTATCCCGGCATGCTGTGTGCGGCGCAGTCGTCCGTGCACCGCGACGACTTGGCTGACGCCGTGCTGCGCCTGGTCGATCGGCGGCACGAATTGCCGTCAGAACTGCCACTGCTCGTCGGCGAGCCCGACGCGCCCGGCTATGCCGAAATCCAGGACATCGTCGGCGAGACGCTCCACGGCGAGGGCTGGAAGACGATCCGGATCCCGCAGCCGATCGCAAAGGCCGGAATCATCCTGCAGAACGAGGCGCTCGGCAGCGACGACTTCATCCAGCCCTGGATGATCGACAGCAGCAACGACCACTATATCCTCGACATCTCGCGCGCGCGTTCGCTGCTCGGATGGGAGCCGAAACACAGTCTCCGCGACACGCTGCCCGCGATCGTTGCCGCGTTGAAGCGCCATCCGCGGGCCTGGTATCGGAACAACAAGCTCAACGAGAATCTGGTTGCCTGGCACGATAAACCAGGGGCCGAACCTGTCGGACCGGGCCATCAACCCGCAGCGGCAGGCGATGGGATGGCCGGCATGGATCACGGGGCTGTGGATCATAGCAGCATGGACCATGCAGCCATGGGGCACGGACCTGGCGCGGCGGACATGGCGATGACCGGCCACGGTGCACACGGCGATCACATGGCCATAATGGACCGCGACGAGCGCCGTGCGCGCTGGGCTCTTTACGCCAACATCGGCCTCGGGCTGTGGCTCGCCTCCAGCCCGCTTATCTACGACTCCGTCACGACGCAGAGCGTCGGCGAGGCGGTGCGCTTCGTCACGGTCGATCGCGGCCTGCCTTCAGTCGAATGGCGCGCAAGCGCACTGGCGATCAGCGATCTCGTCAGCGGTCTGGCGATCGCGCTGTTTGGCGTACTGTCGCTGTGGCCTCGAACCAAGACCTGGGCGCAATGGGCAGTGGCGTTCGTCGGCATCTGGCTGTTCTTTGCGCCTTTGATCTTCTGGAGCCCGAGCGCCGCTCAGTACAACAACAACCTGCTCATCGGCTCGGCCGTGATCGCCCTGTCGGTGCTCGTGCCGATGATGCCGGGCATGAGCATGGCGGGCATGATGGACCCCAAGAACATCCCGCCCGGCTGGACCTATTCGCCGTCGACGGACGCGCAGCGGCTGCCGATCGTCGCCATGGGCCTGGTCGGCCTTCTCACCTCGCGCATCCTGACCGCCTACCAGCTGGGGCACATCGACACCGCGTGGGAGCCGTTCTTCGTCGGATCGCTCAGCGACCCGCGCAACGGGACCGAGGAGATCATCACTTCGGGCATGTCGAAGGCGTGGCCGATCCCTGATGGGGGCCTTGGCACGATCAGCTACGTACTCGAGATCCTGATGGCGGTGATGGGCACGCGCGATCGCTGGCGGACCATGCCGTGGATGGTGACCTTCTTTGGCATCCTGGTCATTCCTCTCGGCGTGGTCAGCATCTACTTCATCATCAGTCAGCCGATCGTGATCGGCACGTGGAGCACGCTGGCGCTGGTCGCTGCGCTCGCGATGCTGATCATGATCCCGTTCGCACTGGACGAGGTCATCGCCATGGGCCAGTTTCTCGCCTGGGCGAAACGCAAAGGCAGGCCGCTGATCCGCACCTTCTTCCAGGGCGACACGCTCGAAGCAGGCGAGATGGATGCGGCTGACGTAATGGCTTCACCTTCGATCTTGTGGGCGGATGCGAAGCGAGGTCTGACGATGCCATGGACTCTGGCAGCTAGCATCGCCCTCGGTGCGTTCCTGATGCTGTCACGGGTGATCCTGGGCAACGACGGGGCCATGGCGAACAGCGACCATGTGGTCGGCGCCCTCGTGATCACAGTCGCGATCATTGCCACCGCAGAGGTGGCCCGCGCTCTCCGCTTCATCAATGTCGCGTTCGGGGCATGGCTCGTCGCTGCCCCGTTCCTGCTGACAGGGGCCGGCCCCCTTGGGGCGATCGTGTCGGTGGTCGTGGGAATCGCGCTCATCGGGCTCAGCCTGCCGCGCGGCAAGCGCAGCCCCGAACATTATGCGAGCTGGGACAAATAC encodes:
- a CDS encoding vitamin K epoxide reductase family protein; the encoded protein is MADVKRSEAGSGQADGDVVLTTGASGFIAAALIARLGKRYTVVGLDRAGPPDPPPPAAAIDIDLGSDEAVRVALDEVRARYGNRIASVIHLAAYYDITGDPNPLYDKVTVQGTRRLIDGLQSFEVEQFVFASTMLVHKPTATPEERISEESPIGASWAYPQSKVDTEALLHERHGNIPVVFLRAAGVYDDDGRSAFLAQQISQIYEHRLISHFYPGMLCAAQSSVHRDDLADAVLRLVDRRHELPSELPLLVGEPDAPGYAEIQDIVGETLHGEGWKTIRIPQPIAKAGIILQNEALGSDDFIQPWMIDSSNDHYILDISRARSLLGWEPKHSLRDTLPAIVAALKRHPRAWYRNNKLNENLVAWHDKPGAEPVGPGHQPAAAGDGMAGMDHGAVDHSSMDHAAMGHGPGAADMAMTGHGAHGDHMAIMDRDERRARWALYANIGLGLWLASSPLIYDSVTTQSVGEAVRFVTVDRGLPSVEWRASALAISDLVSGLAIALFGVLSLWPRTKTWAQWAVAFVGIWLFFAPLIFWSPSAAQYNNNLLIGSAVIALSVLVPMMPGMSMAGMMDPKNIPPGWTYSPSTDAQRLPIVAMGLVGLLTSRILTAYQLGHIDTAWEPFFVGSLSDPRNGTEEIITSGMSKAWPIPDGGLGTISYVLEILMAVMGTRDRWRTMPWMVTFFGILVIPLGVVSIYFIISQPIVIGTWSTLALVAALAMLIMIPFALDEVIAMGQFLAWAKRKGRPLIRTFFQGDTLEAGEMDAADVMASPSILWADAKRGLTMPWTLAASIALGAFLMLSRVILGNDGAMANSDHVVGALVITVAIIATAEVARALRFINVAFGAWLVAAPFLLTGAGPLGAIVSVVVGIALIGLSLPRGKRSPEHYASWDKYVI